GATGGCTTCTGAAGTGGAGTTGGCGCCGCAGCCGGCCATGATGGGCGCGCGCCCGGCGGACTGCTCGACGGCCACGCGGATGATCTCGCAGTGCTCCTCGACGTTGACGGTGGGCGATTCGCCGGTGGTGCCCACCACGCCGATGCAGTCGGTGCCTTCGGCGACGTGCCAGTCGATCAGCTTGCGCAGGGTGGGGTAATCCACGCTGCCATCCTCGTGCATGGGCGTGACGAGGGCGACGATGCTGCCGGTGAGGGTGGCGCTGGAAGAGGTCATGTCCACGAAGGAAAACGGTAAATGAGCATTCTAACGAGTGCGTAACAGGCCCGGATGCAGGGGTTACGCCCCCCGGGGCTCCAGGCCGTGGCGCGGCGGTGCGCCGCCGGGCACTTCGCGGACGGCCGCCACGCGCTGGACGAAACGCTCCGGCGCCGGCAGGAAGCCATCCTCGTAGGCCACCACCCGCAGACCCTCGCAGGCCCCCAGCAGTTCCCCGGGCGCCAGCAGAAAGTCCGGCCGGGCCGGGCGGCCCACGGTCTCGTTGCCCTGCGCGAAGGTCTCGTACAGCAGCACGCCGCCGGGCGCCACGGCGTCCGCGATGGCCGGCAGCAGCGGTCGCCAGAGGTAGTGGGTGACCACCACCGCGCCGAAGCGGCGGCCCGCGAACGGCCAGGGGCCCTGCTCGATGTCGGCGCACACCCGCTCGGCCCCCTCGCCCAGCGCTCCGAGCGCCTCGATCGCCTCCGCCGAGCGGTCCACGCCCACCACGCGGTGGCCGCGGGCATGGAACCAGCCCAGGTGCCGGCCCGTGCCGCAGGCCACGTCCAGCACCGTGCCGCCCGGGGGCACGAGGTGCGCCCAGCGCACGATCCAGTCCGAAGGGGTGCCAAGGGAGTGCATATTGCTATGTTTTTTGTAGCTAAAAGCCCAATAAATACGGCGGCATGGAGCACAAAACACCATGGAATGGAGTCGGAGGGCGCCGCCAGCCACTCGCCCCCCCCCCCCGGCGCCCGGTGGCCCCCACCGTTGCGCCCGGCCCGGCAGCCATGCAGGCACGTCCGCGCCCGTTGCTTTTTTCCCGACCCCGGGG
The DNA window shown above is from Acidovorax sp. NCPPB 4044 and carries:
- a CDS encoding class I SAM-dependent methyltransferase produces the protein MHSLGTPSDWIVRWAHLVPPGGTVLDVACGTGRHLGWFHARGHRVVGVDRSAEAIEALGALGEGAERVCADIEQGPWPFAGRRFGAVVVTHYLWRPLLPAIADAVAPGGVLLYETFAQGNETVGRPARPDFLLAPGELLGACEGLRVVAYEDGFLPAPERFVQRVAAVREVPGGAPPRHGLEPRGA